TCTGGTCACCTGGTCTAGTTTAGCTGTTAGCAGCCCTGTCATCgtctctttgttcttcacTAGATGGTGTCAAGCAATCGAGGCTAAGAGACGAATCACTCACTCCATCAACCTTCGCAAACAAAGGCCGCCCTTGGATCAGCACCCAATTGCATATTACTTCCACAGTCTTTTAATGGTGTACACAACTGAGGCGGTGTCACTTCTTATTCCGCTCTTTCCCTGCCGTATAATCCGTGGCTTAATTAGCATGTTAATGCATGCAATGCGCATGAGTCTGCTTGCTGCCGTGGATGGATGTGGGATGTTTGTTGCTCCTGGGCTCTAGGTTAGGGGTTGTCCTAGATACGACTACCCAATCGGATATGGAGCGAGTGGCCTGGGTGCTCCCCTCCCAACTTTGGAGACGTTAGAGTCAGCAACCCTGTACTGTGTGAGATTTGCGTGAAGTAGTGGGCTGAGGCACGAATGATTCGTCAATACCTGGGGGCTTTTTAGaaggcttcatcatggtcCATCTGCCTTCCAGAAGACAAACGGGTATGATCTTACACCGCTCAGGTTAGTTTAGTTACCTAAGTGCTAAGGCACTGTGCTGTGGCTGTTCGACACCTTTCCAACGACctaatcaatcaatcaatcaaccaTCCCCGCAAATACCGTGCGCAAGATGCAGGCGCTGGCGCATATGCCAGTTGATAATTAAAACATAAATGCTAAAAGGGATAGCTTAATGCAATATAAAGGACAAGGTCCACCATGACGCTCTTGAATGATGACTTCAAAAGTGAGAAAGGGGTGTATCGTGGACCAACAGCCCaggagacagagagagagagagagagaaaattGAGTGAAGCTGGAAATGGAAGACACTAAGAAACTTGGGAATCAAACTTGACAGGGGTGGATGGCATATCTTTCAGCTGCTAGACTCTGGTTGGCTTCTTTTCGAGACTAACCGGGCCATTAGATGGGTTACTCACACATTCGGAAATGACGCTAGCTCACCGAGGAAGGTTTCGAGAATTCTTCTGGAACGATGGTAATGCAAAGGCGGATCTAGCGCCGTGTGACAATGCACGTCCGAGCGTAGCGTTGCGCCCACGACACATCTTATCCTTCTACTGAGCTTCTTTCCGTCCTTCGATGCTACTTTCTCATTCCGATCCATCACCTTAAGAAGCATGGCACCATCAAAGCCTCACCCCTCCACTCCTTCCGTGGTATGGTTCCAAGTTCCAGCCTATCCCATATTGGTATCCATGCATGAGATGAACCTTCCTCACCTTGGCAATTCGGCTGTCTACCTTATTCACCTCCGCACTTTCCATTATTGATTGCTGTATGTCCCGATCGCTCCATGATCCCACTCGGTCTCTTTATCTTGCTCTCCCACTCACGCTCACGCTCACGCCCACGCCCGTACGGATACAtacatatccatccatcatttGATCTTATCTGTCTCGTGTCTATCTTATTCGTAAGAGCGCTCGGCCTCCCAAGCTTGTCCTGACTAAATCCTTGCCCTGGCCCCATGCTCCCGGGGCCCCATCTGAATCTGCCCCGTGCTGCAGAAGCATGGATCACTTCCATTCGTTCTGGCGTCTTTCCAGAAGTTTTAGAATTGAGTCAGTGACCGGTTGCTCTGGGGGCTGTAGTCATGGCGCAGTATCCATCCAAAACCTACACTGACACGGGAATGGGGATCAATGGCTGACCAAGGCATGCTGTAGGTTGGTCAATGTGCTGGTATTCGGCTGTTCATTCAGAGACTCTAATTAAGGACTAGTGCATATCGAGCCACCGGATATCACTTGAGAATCAAAGCACGGCAACTATACCACAAATCGACAGAGCACTCCAAGACTGGACACCAGCGATTGCGAATGGGATATGGTCCACGGTCAAAAGACGTATGTCAAAGAAAACGGCAGGTACTTGGGCATCAAGATGTCACAAAGGCTGCGGCTCCGGCTCGGCTCTCACTCTCATGATCCTTTCTAGTGTATCTCGATTTACGCTTGGCTTCTTTGACCTTTGAGTTATATTGTGAATAAATGCAGAACTTGACCTTACTGGGCGGGGAAATCCTGTCCGTGCCGGCGCGGGGGCTAGGACTGATAACCTGCTGCATGAACAATCGAGGAGGATACATTGAGAGATATGTTATTGGATCGATTTGTCAATTGTTTGTCTCCCTTGGTGGTCGTAAGTTCGTGAAAGGCTTCGGACTTGAGTAATCGGGTCAAACGGGAACTATGAAGGCTCGGCGCAGGCTCACACATCGAATCCTCGGACAGTGAGTTCATTGACTATGCAAACCGAGCAAAGATTCAAACAAAGAGTACCTCGAGGACTGCAAGCCAATGATGTACTGGGGCCATACGTATCAAGTGGTGCCTGTGGCTTAGGTTTGGCCAACTCTTACACTCATTTACTTGCTCACCGGCTCGACTACCTTACTAACCAACCATGTATAGAACATTTCTAGAAATATGGTGCTCGCACCACCCATGAAGGCTTCAAACAACTTCGCCTTTGACTGTTGGTTTTTATTAGTTTCTACGAGCTCAGTGCTCAGCTGCGATTCCATTCCAGTCCGTTCGTCCAGCCCTCCGTTGGCCATTTTCGGCGAAGGCGATGCACCGACCCCAAAGAGGGTTGGTGGCTTTAGTGTATCAAATGCAAGACTTGGCAGCAATACGAATACCTTCTTTTTGCACTTGTGCTCGGACACTGGCCTTGCCAGACGCGAAGCAGAGATGAAACAGTTTGACATTGTATTCCCCTCCTTAGCGCAGGTGAGTTCCATTAGTTATCTGTTTCGAATATCACGAGTGCCTGGAGCTTATACTGTGAGTTACTGAGCAAGCCGTTCTTTGCGCCGGTGCGAGGCTTATCCTTTCtcattatagttaaaagatgCGTTGTTTCAGAATGCACGCCTTTGTTTTCCCAAAGCTAACGACATAGGTAATTCTCAGGCCGGCTAATAGAGTTTGGGAATATGTACGCTCTGTATATCATAATGATATTCTGGCCTATCCTCTCAGCCTGCCGCGACAAGCTTGTTAATGCTTCTCCCGCATATGGCCGAAAAATATAACTGGTCAAGGCTTTCGGCTGTCGCAAATCCATCGCTACGCCCTTCGTCGATCTCGCCAGAGCTTTTTATGTCACAGAGCGGCGTTTATACGTATGCACTTGTGCAATCACTCGGCCTACATTGGTTCGTGAGGCAGTCATTTGCGCGAACTACCCGGTGATCGACATTTCACAGCGTCTGCAACGGCATAAACCCAGCAACTAACGACTGGAAGATTGCAGTGCATGCTGCAAAGTAACCTTGAATTCACATTAAAACATCAAGGCTCAACCTTGGAGTGCAACACACAAAGCAAATTGCCTTGATGTGAATAATAACGCACCATCGTTATCTTTGTGTAAGTTGAGGTACATTACAGCCAATCTACAGTATGAATGTATCGAGTGCGTCTTTTTCATAACGCATGGATTTCAGTTTGCTTTCTGCTCCCTGCTCCATCTTTGTATCATCAGGACCAACCGGGAGTCTGACCGTTGTCCTGCAGCATCCCAGGGTGGACCCTGAACTGAACCAAGCAAAGCCCACAGGACCGTGCTCGCCGTCACAGACGATGAAACAATTGATGGAAGCCTTCCAGAAACAGTGGAGCAGTGTAGGTCCAAGCCTCAGAGGGTGAGGTGACGTGGGATGGTCGGCCAATTCTTCCAGGGCTGAATGTATAGACTTTCCCCCCTCCACCACGCCAACACCCGTCAGGGCCAATGCAGGGGTGACTTTGGCCCATGGCTGCCACGAGGGTCATTTTCGATATCAGTCAATTGGGCCATCATATGCCTCTTTCTTCTGTAATTCACGTCAGATCTCGTTCATCATGCTCCCAAATACGACGCTACAAATGCGGGAGAAATGAGATATTTATCAGCTCTTGTATACTTGCACCACCCACCAACTCAGTTTTGAACGTGGCCACAATGACTGATAACACGCATTCTTTGTACTAGGTAAGTCTGATACGGTGGAGGCTGGATGAAGGGGAGACGGTAACCAATTTTTATCAGCAATAAGGTACATGATCATGTGGACTATTTCTGTCAGGGTTGCTGCTGTTTGCAATTTCCTTGGAGGCTCTTCAttaactaactacctaggtactctgCATAGCATACTCCACGAGTGGGTAGACTCGTCTGGTGGCCCGGGCTGAGATTGCCGTCGGCGCGGTTTGAGAATGGACGCATGCCTGCGCGTTCCCGCATTTGTGGTCCTCGACAGTCTGTCTGTCCCATCCTTCACCGTTCCCTTGCGCTCAAGGCGAACCAagctgaggtgaggtgagccGTGAGCATGAACCAGCCCGGAGCTTGACCGTACTCTCAGGGGCCGGACCACATTGATGGGTGACAATAACCAAAATGGCCTGGTCCTGGCATGATGAACAACCAAGTTGGCTTTGCTGGCAAGCAGGCCATATTGCGCGAAAAACCCACAGGGTCGATGCACCCCGACCAAATGTGTTTTCTCAATCTGTGAATCGGAAGTCAAGCTACCCGTTGCAACACCTGGAAGCGAGGCGGATATGTCGATCACCAAAGCTTCGGCCAACTGTTCAGGAACGTGCTATCTCGATATCTGGTGTAGTGTAGCATTCAACTCACAACTACTCTGTAGCCTCGCTGCTCTGTCACTGCCGGCCGACGAAGTGCAAGTTTTTACCGCCATATTGATGAATGCACAGAAGACaagcccccccccccccttccCCACGAGGGATCCCAGCGTCTTTAGTACACCTAGATCTGCATCCACGACTCGTCGTTGCTTTTTCTTGTGTGCCGTTTAACGGCAGGCAGATGCCAATGGTCAATGTGCGGTAAGGATCATGACAGGTTTATAAGAGACTCGCCAAAAAGACGGGCCGTCTCTCGTTTGTACCGGATCTGCAGGTTCTCGATTGcatgcttttctttttgcttttttaCAGCCGGATTGCCCTTGCTGTCGCGTGGTGGTGTTCTGTCAAAGTGATTCTTGAGTTGGTTTTGCTTTGCTGACCGCAAGATCCGGCAGGTCATGGGAGATTGTCGATTGCATCCCATTGCTTGCATCGTGGAGATTAACGGTCTGCCCTGCACTCCGCATCCATGCATTCTGGCTGCACGAGTTGCATATCCGGGGAGTGTGCAGTACTGCACCGCCGTATCAGACCACGTCCTGGATGAGAGCGGTCTGGGAGTTCTCGGGGCGATAAGACTCGCGATTCCTTAAAGTTCTTTCAGCTGGCGCACCCCGGTAGTCAGAGTGAGATCTCATATTATGTGGAAGGTCGAGACATGATATCATGGGGTCTCGGGCTAGTTTGTGTGTGCCTGACGCTTAGCCAGTTCAAGGAGGGATGTTTTGTGGTAATGGACGAGCGTTTCTCGGGTTAAGATATTAGTACAGTACACAGATGTGTTTTATGCCACTACATACTTATCGTTCCATCTCTAAGATACTTTGTTATACATCGTAGAAGGTCGTTTCCCAGACTTTGGAAGAGTGATCTCACTACATACACATACCCTCATCACTCATTACTTAATGAATTCTCTCACAAGAGCAACATAATCTACAAAACAAAAGATCGATACCATTTTGAATTAACTGACTACGTATATTTTTATCAAACATCAGATTTGTGGTTTGACAGTATCACCCACGTCGTTTTCCACATACCCTAGACTTAGTACAGGTGTACTGGTGACAGCTGTATGTGACTGTTCAGTCCATTCAAGGAGAAATCACTTTTTGGGAGATGAATAAAAGACTTTACATTCGATAAAGAAACAGACTGAATCGCGCTGGTATCTGCTCGCTTTATAAAGGACTATGTGCTTGCCGTGACTTGACGTAGTCTCTAGACCCCATGTCTACCACTTAGGCTGATCACGCTCGTGCATAGGTGTCTCGAGTGCATGAGAATCGCCGAAAGGatcgtcttcgtcctcttcatcttgcgGAGCTGCAACTGGCCTTGGGGGTTGAGGGGGAGGGTTTGAGTGAGGTTTGGACATGGGGGGtggccgaggaggagctgcATGAACGGGTGTCGAAATGTTTAGCTCGGAGAGGTCTGGAGGCTGCGAGGCGGTTGGAGACTGAGAGGCAGCCTTGGCCATGGCCTCTTTGCCTTTAATCGTAGCCACTGTGAAGAAGTCAGCTACATTCTTGCCAAAATCTAGGTCAACACCTACTTCGATAAAGATGAGCTTGCTCGGCAAGTTCGTCATCCGAATCACTGTCCGCGTCAATCGAACGATCGAACTGTTCGAAAGACATGAGGGCAtggacaagctcatcattaGCATGAAGCAATCCTCCGAGCCActgctcttcctcaacatgATGGACCTGTTTCTGATTAGTCCACAGGTTCTCTCACAATTCTAACGAATACGCACATATCGAAGTACTTTGCGTCGAAGAAGCTTACAGGCTTCAAAGCGCTCCACTGCCGTCTGGTTCTCTGAAATACGCTCCACCTCACGGTTAATGCTTTGAAGCGCATTCATCAAGTTCGTTGCTGCGATGGAGGAGTCAGCAATGACAGACTTCATTTgctccttctcggcctcaagGTTGAAAGGCTTCCGCTtccccttggccttggccttgtccttctctttctccttcttcttgtctctagAGCTACCGAAGAAAGCACTGGACCCTAAGGAAGATTTGGTAGAAGAATGTCCGAATGTTGAACCAGATGCTGGGGTTGAGCTCGAAGGGCCTGAAGCGTTCCGTGCATCACGGGCCGCCTTTGCCGCCGCTTCTTGTTCGTCGTCGACAAATGGATTTTCCTCCGTCTCCCGGAGGACTCGAGATCTCTCCTGTGTAACGGCTTGCTTTCTTTTGGGAAGTTCCTGCAATGTTGAGCATTTGGTGCTGAAATATTGTGCGATAATGACTTACCCTGTGAAGTCGCGCGAGACTGTCTAGACCTGGCCTGCCAGCATACTGTGACCATGAGCGAAAGAGTTCCCTACACTTATTCCTCACTGCAACATCAGACAGGTCAGATGTACCACAAACACGCAGACGTTCAAGCAAGGGCTCATCCACAAAGGTTCGCTGGAACCTCTCACCAGCGTTCTGGATGAGACCGTCAAGAATGACCAATGCACGGATCTGGCGGTGGACATTTCCGTATTTAAGCTTCTTTCGAATGGCTCGAGCTGCTTCACTAGGGCCCGTAGCTTGTAAGGTGATGACATCGACAAGCTCGGGGATACCGCTgagatcttcctcttcatagGATTCGGAGGTAAGGTTCTCAACGGTTACAGTTACCGCCGAGAACGGCTTCTTCTACTGGGACGTCAGTAAATACATTAGTGCACGCTGGAGCTACTCTAGTGGCATGTAAATAGCTCATGAGAGCTATCAACAGACGATGTGCGAATTGGGCGGAAACTGCTTGCTCAAGGGACAGGGCGGAATGATCTTACCGACTGAAACATGCTCATGATGGGCTATACTGTCGTGGCTTACGTGTATAATCTGCCGTGCCTGTAGCTCTGCGATGCAGGTTGTCAAGTTTCACGATAACTATCTCAAGTACGGTTGGTAGCTTTGGCAGCTTGAGTGCCTGATGACTTGATAGTAGACAGAGCAGCGCGGGGCTAGTCAACAGGCAAGTCGACACGACCACTGAGCTCGTTGTGCCGAGGAAGTGAAGAGGCTCGAGACGGCCTGAGTTATAGTaggtaagtaggtaggtaagtggTGAGAAGTCAAAGACCTCTTGTATCATGAGATTCCTCAGATTGCCAGCCAGATAATGAATGGATGTCAATACCTTACCAGGTTAGgtagggtaggtaccttagtcaGGCGCTCACTCGTTCCTGCTGCAGGTAAGGTATGGTGGGGTTGCTGTTCTGTTGCTTGGTAGGTAGCGGGACGTGACGCGGGGCTCCTTCCCAGTTTCGGAGTTTCGGTGGGGTTCTGTCGTCACTCGTCAAAGATGGGAGGGAGTCGTGGCGATGGTAGGTGACCTAGGTAGCCGAAAAAAAAGGGTCTTTACAGGTCGAATTAGAGTTGGACAAGGTTCTGTGATAGGTTATGAAACGAATATCAAACTTATGAAGGATCGTTGGTATTGCGTTGAAATCTGACCCAGACGAGCTCAGTAGAGACTCATCGTATCACAATGGTAGCTTGAGATTGTGTCCTACCTTTGGTACATCAAATTCTGGGCCTGGTAGAATGAGATATCTCTAGAGTTCGTAGGATGGGGGACAAGCATAATTTCATAGCAGTCCGTCCTCAAATTTGGCTTTATGACGAAGTACCTGCCTAGCTACATATGATTGAGTCAATGAAGAGGCTTGCTCTAAGCTTTGCTGGTGAACATCTGTCTGGAGCCTCATGGCTGTAAGCATGCTTTAGTATGTCCGTTCATGGACTTGGCAGTGAAGCTGGAAGAGTGCACCAGTTGCCCCCGAGCATACAGTGATACAGAGGGGATCCTACACTGAACCAGTGGAACTCATGATGTTCATCAGCTCTGCATCAGCTCTGCATCAGTGCAAGCATCGTTAGGATTGATTTCTACAAACCCGAGACACGCGAGAGTGGCATGTTCCCAAGAACCCCTAAAAGAGTTTATGCCATGACTCCTACTAACTTAGAAATGAGTCAGACAACATTCAAATTTCTATAATACAGCACAATCCGTCAACGCAGGTACCGTAGACATCATCTGTTATACAAAATATAAGCCCTGTTGCCTTAGGCCCCTGTATAAGGTCCTTACATTTTATAGGGCCAATAGCACAGTGGTTTTATTTAACAGTTATAAGCCCGGGAggcttatttaataagcctGTAACTTCTGCAGTAAAGGTTATAAGTTTAAACTCTAGAAAAACTACCTTAAAAATAGAGCCAGGAAAAGTCCcttagaaaaaaaaagtcccTTAAGAAAAAGTCCCTTATAAAGgaaaaagtcttaaaaagccctaaaagtatattttactaaataagcCTAGTAGAAATAGggggtatattatataaaatataagctctATTACCTTAGGGCCCTGTATAGGGtccttatattttataaggctaatagtatagtagttttatttaatagttataagcCTGGATAGGAAGCAATTTCtagtaacttttattatataattaatagtattttagtaattctttaattttttttaaattttaattctttaagtctttaaattacttaagctttaaaaacctttatataactttattatataaaaatccctttactatttaattaaatatataagactaatatataatatatttttaatacttttataaaaaataaaatactataataatactattattaaagctagctactatattaaatattaatttatatattataaatctttataataataactagattaaatagtatactaagctttaaatatatattatattacttaaagtctagAAATATATAGacttaagtaaaaaggtaattaataaaaataatcttatttatctaattaagaaaaactaaaaagaatataaaaaggaagttattaatataaataaagagcttaaaaagtaacttttatttaattaaattatactttttaatattaagaataataattataaatataatatttacttttataagaagtatctatttaaaaaataagctttaaaaaactaaataaataaaatagtaaaaggactaacttataattatatttaataatagcttaataaaaaatatataaattaataatagcctcttaagaagcttatttaagaaattaaaaagtattatattttaagtaatatttaagttcttaatatattatataataagtattataaaatactatattaagtaaactatataagtataaaaccTATAGTctagtataagtaataaaatagcttttataaatatactatttattataagcttaataaggtctaaagtaatatagctataatagacttttttaaaataattaaataatattttaaattactataagtaaaaaataagcttaataaatatattattaatatcttaaaagggcttttaatatacttaaagcttttaaaagtaaaaaaagaaattataagaaaaacttaagtaaagcttattaatataataaataaattttaagctattataagaaataacttatttaaaaaaaaaagagttatctttattacttaaaatatataaattactaatataagtaaaagaaataactacttatattatataaataataaataactactttataaatagaaattaattaaatataatattatactttatatacttttaagtaaaaaattaaagtaaataaaaagattattatttaaagagctttatataattatctattaaaagataactaaactaaaataaaaagaaattaaaaaatattttataaaaaaaggtataaaacttaaaggaaa
The window above is part of the Fusarium musae strain F31 chromosome 6, whole genome shotgun sequence genome. Proteins encoded here:
- a CDS encoding hypothetical protein (EggNog:ENOG41~BUSCO:EOG09262YQG) is translated as MSMFQSKKPFSAVTVTVENLTSESYEEEDLSGIPELVDVITLQATGPSEAARAIRKKLKYGNVHRQIRALVILDGLIQNAGERFQRTFVDEPLLERLRVCGTSDLSDVAVRNKCRELFRSWSQYAGRPGLDSLARLHRELPKRKQAVTQERSRVLRETEENPFVDDEQEAAAKAARDARNASGPSSSTPASGSTFGHSSTKSSLGSSAFFGSSRDKKKEKEKDKAKAKGKRKPFNLEAEKEQMKSVIADSSIAATNLMNALQSINREVERISENQTAVERFEACKLLRRKVLRYVHHVEEEQWLGGLLHANDELVHALMSFEQFDRSIDADSDSDDELAEQAHLYRMATIKGKEAMAKAASQSPTASQPPDLSELNISTPVHAAPPRPPPMSKPHSNPPPQPPRPVAAPQDEEDEDDPFGDSHALETPMHERDQPKW